The region ATATGTAGggtcatttttcatgcaaacAGGTTATCAAATGGACAAACTCTATAACACACAAAGATACACAAACTCCTAATGCACACAAACATACAAGATTACCAAATGAATAATTACATAAACATATTACTAGTTCCAATTAAGAGGCCAATCTTATAAGATTGGCAAACATCAATATTCTTAACAAGATATTGTTCCAAACAAAAGCAAACTACCAACAAAAGAAGAGTAGCAACAAACAACATTCAAACTGCCTAAACAAGTTGCTCTCCTACCTAAGCAAGAACTCCTAACGAAATAATGCATAAACAACAGCCCCAGCAGTGACTACCCCACATCCACAAATTCCATACTTCATCATTTTGGCAGTCTTCTTGGCCTTTGCATGATGGAGCTGAACTTCCTCAATCCTCTCCTTCAATGTATTCACTTCCATCATTTCAAGCCCCATCTCTTCCTTCAGTATCTGGTTTTCATTTTTGTACATGTCAACGATCTCCTTCAGGGCTGCAACCTCCCCATTCAGAGAGTTATTCTCTAAGATCCTAGCTGCCAATAGTGCTCTAACTTCACCAGCTTGAAGAAGAGCTGCATCACGTTCATTCTTCAGATGAGTCACCTCCATCTTCATGTTAGTGAGCATCATAAGTGCATATCCATCCAAATCTTTGTCAACCCATGCAAAGAAGCTACAATTTGGATTCTGCAATGCAATTGCAGATAAGTCAGTTATTTAACAGCCTAGGTTTCAGGTAATCAAACACAATTTCTTTGAAATAATAGAAACACCCAAATGCAGCCAatctcaaaaccctaatttaacaAACATCAAGtaataaaaccctaatttaacaATTACCCAAAAATTACTCAAACATGTCACATTCCTAAGGTCATTAACAACAAATGGTTTAATTCATGAAAACCCTAATTGAAAACTTACATTTCTCCCAGCACAAGTATAGAACCTTCGACCTGGATTCTTTTCAGTAGTGGAGACCTTAACTCGCGCCGGACTTCCACAGTCACAATGAACAACACCATCACCACCTTCCATCACGTTGTTAAGAAGTTCTTGCAAAGGTGTAGGAGGCTCTGTTGAAGAATGGCTAGGGAATGGAGGAGAGCTCAACTTGGAATGAAGGAGAAGAGGAGACTCGATGAAAATGCTTTCTGCCATGTCATTATGCCAAACTGGACACCCATTGGACGTGTAAATAGATGGATGGAAATTCTAACGGCGTCAACACTCGCTGGGCCAGAGGGACCACGGGCTTATGAGTTAAGTAGTGTAGGGGTTTATAATAGGGGTAATGAAGTGCAGGGACCTCCGGTGCAAAAAATAAGAAGTGCAGGGACATggctatgtattaagccaatacgtttttctcaatgtgcatggcatcgagattgtgacgaatgagattcgttttccaatacggcaaatcccagaagatgctttttttattccaaccatAATCTGTCGACTTCGCCGCATTATTTGTCTCAGCCCCAATTTCATATGCCTTCATAAACCCCAAACGGTCCACCTCTGCCAACAATTCTTCTCCGGTTTTTGGCTGTCCAAATTCTTTATTTATGCTTTTTCTTTTTCGGAAATCAGTAGTATTACGACGGTACATGTGACCACGAGGCAAGAACTTtctgtggcaatcaaaccacgacTGTTTTCTACTCCCTTTAAGCGTGAAAGCTTCCGTATATTGGAAACAAGTTATAGCGCTTACTCCCGGAAATTATATTGAAGCGCAAAATTGGTTCCATGCAGTGTGGGCAAGCCAGTCTTCCAGATGTGCTCCATCCAGATAACATAGAATAAGCGGGGAAATCATTAATCGTCCACATAAGTGCCGCTTTCATTTGGAAATTTTGTCGCCTGTGAACGTCGAATGTCTGCACTCCAAATTCCCACAGTTGGTTCAGCTCAGCTATCAACGGCTGCAGGAAAATATCCATTTGGTGTTTAGGATTTCGAGGCCCAGGGAcaataacagttaaaaacatgaactcatctttCATACACATCCTTGGGGGGAGATTGTAGGGTGTCAAAATTACTGGTCATGATGAATAATTCTGCCCGAAGGCCTCGaatggttgaaacccatcagtacACAGGCCTAGTGTGATATTTCAAACTTCTTCAGCAAACTCTGTATGCAATTCACTGAAATGTTTCCATGCCGGGGAGTCTAACGGGTGACACATCTTTCTATCAACCATTTCGTGTtctgcgtgccacgtcatatgcttgGCGGTAGCTTTAGAAGCGTACAATCTTTGCAGTCTCGgagttatagaaaaataaaacattttcctataAGGGACGTTAACTCGTCTTTTTACAGAATTTCCTTTA is a window of Mercurialis annua linkage group LG2, ddMerAnnu1.2, whole genome shotgun sequence DNA encoding:
- the LOC126670321 gene encoding uncharacterized protein At4g04775-like, which encodes MAESIFIESPLLLHSKLSSPPFPSHSSTEPPTPLQELLNNVMEGGDGVVHCDCGSPARVKVSTTEKNPGRRFYTCAGRNNPNCSFFAWVDKDLDGYALMMLTNMKMEVTHLKNERDAALLQAGEVRALLAARILENNSLNGEVAALKEIVDMYKNENQILKEEMGLEMMEVNTLKERIEEVQLHHAKAKKTAKMMKYGICGCGVVTAGAVVYALFR